In Microbulbifer elongatus, the DNA window CTTCTGCGGTAGGAATGAGGTAGAAACTACGCTCGTCCTCCAGTTTGAACAGATCTTCCGCAAACTTGGGCAGCTGGGAAGTTCCGTACAGGGAATCGCTATTTACTATTACCGGCACATTGGCTTCTGTATAGCCGTGCTCTTCTACGTGAAGATCTAGCATGAACTGTGCCAACGCGCGGTGCAGCTTTGCCACTTCCCCAGTCATGACCGCAAAGCGGGAACCGGTGATCTTGCTGGCCACTTCAAAATCGAGCCCACCCAGATTGCTGCCCAGATCCACGTGGTCGCGCACTTCGAAGTCAAAGCTGCGGGGCTCGCCCCATTTGGCCACCTCGACGTTATCGTCTTCACTTTCGCCTTCAGGGACGGATTCGTGCGGCAGGTTGGGAATTGCCAGCAGGATATCGTCCAGCTGCTGTTGCAGTTCGCCGAGCGCCTGCTTGGCCTCGGTTAGCTGCCCACCCAGGGATTCAACTTCCTTCAACAGCGGCGCAATATCTTCACCAGCGGCTTTGGCGCGGCCAATATTCTTCGACTTGGTGTTGCGCTCGTTCTGCAGTGCCTCGGTGCGCACCTGCAGTTCCTTGCGTTGTTCTTCCAGTTGTTCCAGCTTTGCTGTGTCCAGCTGCACACCGCGTTTGGCCAGGGCGGCAGCGACATCGTCGAGTTGGGTACGAATCAGTTTTGGGTCGAGCATGATTAATTGATTACCGCGTTACAGATATTTCATTCCCAGCGTGACGGCGGTTGCGGTTGCCGCCACACAGACCAGGAGGCTGACCGCTACATAGGCCAGCGCTGTTAAAGGCTGGCCATTGTGCCACAACAGCACAGTTTCCAGCGAGAAGGTCGAAAAGGTGGTGAGAGCCCCGAACAGGCCGGTCATGATCAGCAGGCGCCACTCATGCCCGAGCACGCCGCGTTCCACAATCAACACATAGGCAATACCGATGAGAAGTGACCCGATTACATTGACAATCAGAGTACCCAGCGGGAAGCGGTGCTCAAACACCGGGTAGCTCCACAGGCTGATCAGGTGGCGCAAAAGCGCGCCGACTGCACCGCCCAGGGCAATTGCTATCCACTGCATGAGTCAGGTCCTTTTGTTGTTATTGCGGTCTGTCCAAAGGAGGCGTCGGGACTCGAGTGACGCTCCGCGTGACAAGGGCGGATTTTAGCGCTTTTCCGGTGCCGGGTATCGTTGCCGTGCACTGGCGCGGTTGAGCGCACGGAGCTTTTGCAGTTTTTCGTCGATTTTGAGCTCCAGCCCCCGGGGCACGGGCTCGTAGTAGCGCCGGCTGGCGATGGCCTCGGGAAAGTAGTTTTCTCCCGCCGCGAACCCGTCCG includes these proteins:
- the serS gene encoding serine--tRNA ligase is translated as MLDPKLIRTQLDDVAAALAKRGVQLDTAKLEQLEEQRKELQVRTEALQNERNTKSKNIGRAKAAGEDIAPLLKEVESLGGQLTEAKQALGELQQQLDDILLAIPNLPHESVPEGESEDDNVEVAKWGEPRSFDFEVRDHVDLGSNLGGLDFEVASKITGSRFAVMTGEVAKLHRALAQFMLDLHVEEHGYTEANVPVIVNSDSLYGTSQLPKFAEDLFKLEDERSFYLIPTAEVPLTNLYRDEIVDADQLPHKYVSHTNCFRSEAGSHGRDTRGMIRQHQFEKVELVCFSRPDQSMDALEQLTSHAENVLQKLNLPYRKVVLCGGDMGFGATKTYDLEVWIPSQDKYREISSCSLMGDFQARRMKARWRNPETGKPELLHTLNGSGLAVGRTLIAVLENYQLADGSIEVPEVLRPYLKGATKIG
- the crcB gene encoding fluoride efflux transporter CrcB; its protein translation is MQWIAIALGGAVGALLRHLISLWSYPVFEHRFPLGTLIVNVIGSLLIGIAYVLIVERGVLGHEWRLLIMTGLFGALTTFSTFSLETVLLWHNGQPLTALAYVAVSLLVCVAATATAVTLGMKYL